DNA from Desulfobacterales bacterium:
GTTTGTTATCCCCAACATCCAGTTGGTCGTCAATAAAGCTAAAAGTCAGGGGCGGTAACTGGACCTTTCCTTGCCGGAGTTGATCAAGCATTTCTTTTTCTGTTGGCATTTTCCTATTCCTATTTATTTTCTTGTTCAAGAAAATATACGGTTTCAGGAAAATTAGCAAGCAAAATATCGTTGTTTGATCGAATTGATGTGGAAATGGGTGCGGCTTTACCACATTCCTACGAATTTAATTTGGAGGCTTTGGTGGAAAGGATAATGGAAAAGGGGGACATTGCCTTTCGCGTATGCTCAGGACACTGGCTGATGAATTCCATAAATCTCTTAAAGTTACGGCGGCGGGATTAGAATGAGATATCAACGAAAATCCGCGAAAATCATAATAAATAGGCACAATTTTGGGCACAAAACAGAGATTGATCTCGACAACTATTTGATTTTATTATATACAAATGGTGGAGGCGGCGGGAGTCGAACCCGCGTCCGAAAATATTCCACTTGAACCTCTACATACGTATCCCGGATATTGATTTTCATGCTGTTGGTCTCCTCCAGGCAGGATACTAGCAGCACTAGCCTGTTAAGGTTTCGCCGATTCTGTCACAGGCAGGCAGAGTCGACTATCCTGCTAGTCGACGTTCTTACCGGGTCCGCAGGAAAAATCCGGCAGAACGATGGCCTAATTATGCGGCCATGGCATATTCATAATCGTCTGCGATTATGTTAAGCCCCATCATTTTAACGAGCTGACAGGACGCTCGGTATGCAGCTCAAGCTTCTTTATCCCCGTCGAAGCCGTTTCGCCCCCATAACCTGACTGTCAATTGCGGAAAGTAGGGTGGGGTATGTAAAAGAACCGGTTTGTATCTAAAAATTAAGTGATTTCAGGCGGTTTGTCAAGAAACTACGTACAATTATTGTACAGTTTAATACAAACAGATATCATAAATTTGGAAAGATTACTGCCATACCCAAAATACAGATGGTCACTGATTAGGCTTTTTGAATGCGGCACTGCAGCGATTTTTGATCCGGATAGCCCATGATGGGCTCGCGGCAGTCGATGTCGGTCAGCAAATTGGCGTTGGCATCCCCGGCCCACCCATGGGGCGCCAGCACGATACCTTCGGCCACACGCTCGTCGACACTGGCCTTCATTTTGACCTGTCCGCGGTTGGTTTCCACTACCACCGGATCGCCGTCGACGATGCCGTATTTGGCAGCCGTTTGCGGGCCGATCTCGGCCAGGGGTTCCGGGGAAAGCTTGCGCAGCGCTTCAACATCGTGGTGCTGGCTGTGGGTATAGTACAGATTGCGGTTACCAACCGAAAGAATCAGCGGATATGTTTCCAGAAACGACTTTTCCCCGCGCTCCGGACCTCTTTCCGGTTCCAGATAGGCGGGCAGGGGATTAAAACCCACCTTTTCCAGCTCGTCGCTGAAAATCTCAATTTTGCCGGTTGGGGTGCGAAACAGGCCTTCGGGGATCGTGTATTTTTTCTCGGCATAAAAATCGCCTTGCGGCTTTTCGTTGAGCAGATAATCAAAGGACAAACCGCTGGGCGCCAGCATAAAAGTGACAAATTCTTCTTCGGTTTTCCACGGAAAGCTGTCACTCAAGCCCAGCCGCCTGGCCAGTTCGGTCAGAAAACGCCATTCCGACCAGCTTTCATGCAGCGGTTCGATGCATCTTTTGCGCAGCATCAAAAAAGGCAGGCAATGGCATACGTTGTAGGTGTAAGCGATCCCCCATTTTTCAATATGCGAGCAGGCCGGCAGCACATAGTGGGCCAGCCGGGCGGTTGCGGTCATGAACAAATCGTGGACCACCAGAAGGTCAAGTTTTTCAAATGCCGCAGTGAAGGCATTGCTGTCGGGCATGGAAATCAGCGGATTTCCGCCGATGACCATAAAGGCCTTGAGTTTTTCCGGAATGCTCTCAGGGACCAGGGTCACAACCCCGTAAGGTGCCTTGCGGCCCCAGAGCTCGTAAAACAGCGGATACTGATCCCCGCCTAACGGCATGCCCTCCACGCTGTAGCCCGGGTGCCCGAAGCGCGGCGGCGGGCTTGTCACCCAGCCGCCGGGAATATTGATGTTGCCGGTGATGGTTTGCAAAACCGCAAAGGCGCGGCTGTTCTGGGTGCCATTGGCGGTTTGATCCTGGGTGCAGGTGCCCTGGAAGATACTGGCCCCTTTGGTGCCGGCAAAAAGACGCGCCAGCCGGCGGATATCATCGGCGGGAATCCAGGTCAACGCTTCTGCCCATTCAGGTGTAAAGGGCTGCACATGGGGGACCAATTTGTCAAAGCCGGTGGTTTGGGTTTCGATGAAATCACGGTCATAGAGATCTTCGGCAATGATGACGTTCATCATGGCCAGGGCCAGGGCGCCGTCGGTGCCGGGGCGGATGCGCAAATACATGTCGGCTTTGTCGGCCAGGGGGATGCGCTTGGGATCGATGACCACCAGCTTAGCCCCTTTTTTCAGGTTTTTCTTCATGAAAAATTTAAGCGGAAAATCGGACTGGTCGGGGTTGTGGCCCCAGAGAATATAGAGGTTGGCGTCCGGTTCTTCGGTGGGATAGCG
Protein-coding regions in this window:
- a CDS encoding molybdopterin-dependent oxidoreductase; this encodes MGEKKEIFTDCTLCYHSCGTRVTVEDGQAVKIRGLGSHPLNKGRLCPKGANALEVIYSPKRLKQPLKRKNGGFAEITWDQALDEIAAKLIVLKDEFGPQVFGLFCGSIGVENLEMSTLVHLLRSGYGSPNFFSVESICYRMRIRTRQLTFGRYPTEEPDANLYILWGHNPDQSDFPLKFFMKKNLKKGAKLVVIDPKRIPLADKADMYLRIRPGTDGALALAMMNVIIAEDLYDRDFIETQTTGFDKLVPHVQPFTPEWAEALTWIPADDIRRLARLFAGTKGASIFQGTCTQDQTANGTQNSRAFAVLQTITGNINIPGGWVTSPPPRFGHPGYSVEGMPLGGDQYPLFYELWGRKAPYGVVTLVPESIPEKLKAFMVIGGNPLISMPDSNAFTAAFEKLDLLVVHDLFMTATARLAHYVLPACSHIEKWGIAYTYNVCHCLPFLMLRKRCIEPLHESWSEWRFLTELARRLGLSDSFPWKTEEEFVTFMLAPSGLSFDYLLNEKPQGDFYAEKKYTIPEGLFRTPTGKIEIFSDELEKVGFNPLPAYLEPERGPERGEKSFLETYPLILSVGNRNLYYTHSQHHDVEALRKLSPEPLAEIGPQTAAKYGIVDGDPVVVETNRGQVKMKASVDERVAEGIVLAPHGWAGDANANLLTDIDCREPIMGYPDQKSLQCRIQKA